The proteins below are encoded in one region of Cololabis saira isolate AMF1-May2022 chromosome 13, fColSai1.1, whole genome shotgun sequence:
- the fam78bb gene encoding protein FAM78B has translation MHGLIVLLLVKSQPAASFPRPVRLTWLLLTITFTCTAMGCIQSIACNKSRIKRENIAVQDLCAAIDHCPTVIEENSPIVLRYKTPYFKASARIVMPPIPRSETWVLGWIQACTHMEFYNTYGDVGMSSWELPQLREGLVRAISDSDGISYPWYGNTTETVTIVGPTSKPSRFIVSMNDNFYPSVTWAVPVSESNTPLLTNIKRDQSFTTWLVALNTTSKEKILLHTIKWRMRVDIVVDPSLPLGSRARLVGRIYQDQPRVLTRMEPIPLNAMGRPNANDAQVLMWRPRRGPPLVVIPPK, from the exons ATGCACGGCCTCATAGTGTTGTTACTGGTCAAGTCCCAGCCAGCTGCGAGCTTCCCCAGGCCTGTGCGGCTCACCTGGCTGCTGCtgaccatcaccttcacctgcACGGCCATGGGCTGCATCCAGAGCATCGCCTGTAACAAGTCGCGCATCAAGCGCGAGAACATCGCCGTGCAGGACCTGTGCGCCGCCATCGACCACTGCCCCACCGTCATCGAGGAGAACTCGCCCATCGTGCTCCGGTACAAGACGCCCTATTTCAAAGCCTCTGCAAGGATCGTCATGCCCCCGATTCCTCGCAGCGAGACGTGGGTGCTGGGCTGGATCCAGGCTTGCACCCACATGGAATTTTACAACACCTACGGCGACGTCGGCAT GTCGAGCTGGGAGCTGCCTCAGCTGCGAGAAGGTCTGGTGAGGGCCATCAGCGACTCAGACGGCATCAGCTACCCCTGGTACGGAAACACCACAGAGACCGTTACCATCGTCGGCCCTACTTCTAAGCCATCCCGCTTCATCGTCAGTATGAACGACAACTTTTACCCCAGCGTCACCTGGGCCGTCCCAGTCAGTGAATCCAACACGCCCTTACTGACAAACATCAAACGGGACCAGAGCTTCACCACCTGGCTGGTGGCGCTGAACACCACGTCTAAGGAAAAGATCCTGCTCCACACCATCAAGTGGAGAATGAGGGTGGATATCGTGGTGGATCCGTCCCTACCTTTGGGTTCCAGAGCCAGACTGGTTGGGCGGATATATCAGGATCAGCCACGGGTGCTGACTCGCATGGAGCCCATCCCTCTGAATGCCATGGGGAGGCCAAATGCCAACGATGCCCAGGTTCTGATGTGGAGGCCGAGGAGGGGCCCTCCGCTTGTTGTCATACCACCCAAGTAG